The Candidatus Binatia bacterium genome segment ACTACTAAAACAATAAAAAAGAAAAACCTTAACTTACAAAAATCTAACAAACAAAAGATTTCAAAGTGGTGGCAACAAATTGCCGAGCTTCCGAGTCCCGTTGTGCGACAACGACGCGACTAAACAAAAAGGCCGAGACTAACCAACGTCCCTACCCCTCGTTCAGCTTGTAGCGGATGGGGAGGCTTTTTAGGCCGCCTACGAGGGCGGATTGGAGGCGGACGACGGGGCCGGCGAGTTCGATCTCTTCGATGCGGGGGAGCAGGTAGCGGTAGGCGAACTCCATCTCGAGGCGGGCGACGTGGGCACCGAGGCAGAAGTGCTCGCCGACACCGAAGGCGAGGTGGCGGTTCGGGTAGCGATCGATCTGGAACTCGAACGGGTTCTCGAAGACGTCTTCGTCACGATTCGCCGAAGGGTAGAAGAGGCCGAGGTGTTGGCCCTTCTCGATCTTGCGGCCGCCGAGCTCGGTATCCTCGCTCGCCGTGCGGCAGAAGTGGATGATCGGGCTGGTCCAGCGGAGGATCTCCTCGACACCGTTCTTCAAGAGATCGACGTCGCCCTGGATCTTCCGAAGCTGCTCCTGATGCTCAATGAGCGCGAGCATGCCGCCGCTCGTTGCGTTGCGCGTCGTCTCGTTGCCCGCAATCACGATGATGAGGTTCCAGGTGAGGACGTCGACGTCCGGGATCCGCTTCCCGTCGACCTCCATCTCGGCGAAGAATGTGATCAAGTCGTCCTGCGGATTCTTCCGGCGATCCTCGACGAGCCCTGAGAAGTACGTGAACAGCTCCGTCATCGCCTGCAGCGCCGTCTCGCGCCCGGTCATGCCGTCGCCGATGAAGTCGGGGTCGTTCGCGCCTATCGTGCGATTCGTCCAGTCAAAGAGCAGGCGCCAGTCCTCACGCGGCACGCCGAGCAACCACGCGATCACCGCGATGGGCAGCGGTGCCGAGACCTTCTCGACGAAGTCGCACTCGCCCTCGTTCCCCTCGGCGAGCATCGAATCGATGATCTCCTTGGCGAGCAGTTCGATGTCCCCGTGGAGCTTCCGAAGCCTGCCGGGCGTGAACCGCTTACTCGCGAGTTTGCGATAGTCCGTGTGTTTCGGCGGATCCATCTGGATCAGCGTCGCCGGGAAATCGGAGTCATTCGCCTGGGTATTGTCTAGGACCAACCGGGGGCCGTTCTGGAACAAATCCGGGAGACGGCCCACCGTCTGGATGTCCTCCGACTTGGTGACGGCCCAGAACGAGGGGCCACCATCGGCCTGCTCGTACCAGTGAATCGGGTCGTCTTTACGTAGCTGGGTCCAGATCGAGTGCGGATAGCCCTTGGCCGCGTAGTCCGGGCCGGAGACGAGATTGAAATTTTCGCGTGTCAGCGTGTCATCGAACATTTGGCAAACCTACTGCACCCGGTGCGTCAGAGCCAGCAGCCTGGAATCCGGCCCTTCACCTCCTGTATGAACAAGCGTGGCAGTTCGCTTCCAGAACCCGGCAGACGAGCGAATCCGGGAGATCCTGGGCACCCCGCGTTCGATCGCCGTGGTGGGTTGCTCCGCAGAACCGACTCGTGACAGTCATCGGATCGCACAGCTTCTGCAAGATCGCGGACATCTGGTCTTTCCCGTGAACCCCCGTGGTGGGGTGATCCTCGAGCGACCCGTGGCTACATCACTTCAAAGCATCCACGAACCCATCGAAATGATCGACGTTTTCCGGCGACCCGACGCCGTCGCTCAGATCGTAGACGAGGCACTCGCGATCGGCTCTACGATCTTGTGGCTCCAACTCGGCGTCGTCGACAAAGCGTCCGCCGAACGTGCAACCGAGGGCGGCATGACCGTCGTAATGGACCGCTGCCCCTC includes the following:
- a CDS encoding cytochrome P450; amino-acid sequence: MFDDTLTRENFNLVSGPDYAAKGYPHSIWTQLRKDDPIHWYEQADGGPSFWAVTKSEDIQTVGRLPDLFQNGPRLVLDNTQANDSDFPATLIQMDPPKHTDYRKLASKRFTPGRLRKLHGDIELLAKEIIDSMLAEGNEGECDFVEKVSAPLPIAVIAWLLGVPREDWRLLFDWTNRTIGANDPDFIGDGMTGRETALQAMTELFTYFSGLVEDRRKNPQDDLITFFAEMEVDGKRIPDVDVLTWNLIIVIAGNETTRNATSGGMLALIEHQEQLRKIQGDVDLLKNGVEEILRWTSPIIHFCRTASEDTELGGRKIEKGQHLGLFYPSANRDEDVFENPFEFQIDRYPNRHLAFGVGEHFCLGAHVARLEMEFAYRYLLPRIEEIELAGPVVRLQSALVGGLKSLPIRYKLNEG
- a CDS encoding CoA-binding protein, whose amino-acid sequence is MAVRFQNPADERIREILGTPRSIAVVGCSAEPTRDSHRIAQLLQDRGHLVFPVNPRGGVILERPVATSLQSIHEPIEMIDVFRRPDAVAQIVDEALAIGSTILWLQLGVVDKASAERATEGGMTVVMDRCPSIEYRRLFQNEVRS